From Woronichinia naegeliana WA131, the proteins below share one genomic window:
- a CDS encoding IS1 family transposase — protein MSTLNKSSIDLLSDIGLPQEKEEALFQKNCPHCYSENVKIHSHYQTKGNGERKMFICQECSSCFAETYGSVIAGLETPLSEIVKVLKARMEGIGLNAAARVFGYAKTTILNWEKKLSGLQETLFLYALVNEFVKLVIEGDELYTKVGKNKEASASERWTIVLMDRASRFIWHLKCGKKEQKLFLEAMMTVAELFERSAESLQLFTDGEKRYSQLLFNICHEVLRTGKRGRPTKVLPKGMVVRLKNKSSKRRDSEGKLEKVETPKTEHPETTEKPEDKDVHANHVEAFNSSLRRYLAAFRRRTNTYAKSVVGLQRVLDIFWMVHNFVRSHFTTKKVPAVALGIIQKGLTWEDLLQIRLIC, from the coding sequence ATGTCAACATTGAATAAAAGCTCAATTGACCTCCTAAGTGATATTGGCTTACCCCAAGAGAAAGAGGAAGCCTTATTTCAGAAAAACTGCCCTCATTGCTATAGTGAAAACGTAAAAATACATTCTCATTATCAAACGAAAGGTAACGGGGAACGTAAAATGTTCATTTGTCAAGAATGTAGTTCTTGTTTTGCTGAGACTTATGGTAGCGTAATCGCTGGCTTAGAAACCCCATTAAGTGAAATTGTAAAAGTATTAAAAGCCAGAATGGAAGGAATAGGATTAAATGCAGCAGCCCGAGTATTCGGCTACGCGAAAACAACAATATTGAATTGGGAAAAGAAATTATCAGGATTACAAGAGACATTATTTTTATACGCCTTAGTGAATGAATTTGTTAAATTAGTAATAGAAGGGGATGAACTATACACAAAAGTTGGAAAAAATAAAGAAGCAAGTGCCTCTGAGAGGTGGACAATCGTGCTCATGGACAGGGCTAGCCGCTTTATTTGGCATTTAAAATGTGGTAAAAAAGAGCAGAAATTATTTCTAGAAGCAATGATGACGGTAGCGGAATTATTTGAAAGGAGTGCAGAATCTCTCCAGTTATTTACAGATGGAGAAAAGCGATATAGTCAACTGCTATTTAATATTTGTCACGAAGTATTAAGGACTGGGAAGCGAGGTCGTCCCACCAAAGTATTACCGAAGGGTATGGTGGTAAGATTAAAAAATAAGAGTAGTAAACGTCGAGATTCTGAGGGTAAACTAGAGAAAGTAGAAACTCCGAAAACTGAACATCCTGAGACAACAGAAAAACCAGAAGACAAGGATGTTCATGCCAACCACGTTGAGGCATTTAATAGTTCTCTACGACGCTATTTAGCCGCCTTTCGTCGTCGAACAAATACTTATGCTAAATCTGTTGTGGGATTACAGCGAGTGCTAGATATTTTCTGGATGGTTCATAACTTTGTTCGCAGCCATTTTACGACGAAAAAAGTTCCTGCGGTAGCTCTCGGTATAATTCAAAAAGGGTTAACTTGGGAGGACTTACTCCAAATTCGCCTGATTTGTTGA